One segment of bacterium DNA contains the following:
- a CDS encoding O-antigen ligase family protein, with protein MATKKQNNKKMWDIHKLYKFLALFIFLFIGPLILFKPSYDYTTIKNLTGCLFCIILSADFIIKKQEFTLESTSFVSLLLFSIYLLISSFIAPFGYGAGKSMEDYLLYILIFLIAMNIKLEKEDFYLWTLSGFIASLIALGNFIGPRKYVVSTFGNPNFFAGHILMVLTITYALFLYKSNKETERYFLLFCTILSFGTILATKSRAAIIASIFGLSTVMFLNYKKHNIKKWGGYIVIGVSSIFLSLHFYNWLLKNIRWYIWRGTLRMIKLKPITGWGLGNYPFFYPYYRIREYFLQVESTPVTTQVHNEYLHIWVETGLIGLLLFLCLISVIIIKSIQNKENNLDFDNICLNGCIAGISAVLVDNIFSTNLRNPSTAMYFWFLLGISTGYIKSKKRFNFNISKYLWYTTATVSFIMGIFISYYRIVPDIYFKKGVWAKEDGNFREAIDNYLVVCIMNPYHYEAWYKLAFVYGESGDLDKAEKIYLKINNYLFPHYAKTDYNLGVIYMRKGDYNKAFYYYKNAEWLNPYDIDVLCTLASINIMFLNNIPEAVSYLNRVLTIDPKNEYANRVKILLKKEGKI; from the coding sequence ATGGCTACAAAAAAACAGAATAATAAAAAGATGTGGGATATACATAAACTATATAAATTTCTGGCACTTTTTATTTTTTTATTTATTGGTCCTCTTATACTATTTAAACCTTCCTATGACTATACAACAATCAAAAATCTTACAGGTTGTTTGTTCTGTATTATTCTTTCTGCTGATTTCATTATAAAAAAGCAAGAATTTACTTTAGAATCAACCTCTTTTGTTTCGTTGTTACTATTTTCAATATATCTTCTTATTTCCTCTTTTATTGCACCTTTTGGATATGGCGCAGGAAAATCAATGGAGGACTATCTTTTATATATTTTAATTTTCCTTATTGCGATGAATATAAAATTAGAAAAAGAAGATTTTTATCTATGGACATTATCAGGGTTTATCGCATCTCTGATTGCTTTAGGGAACTTTATAGGACCGAGAAAATATGTGGTCTCAACATTTGGAAACCCTAACTTTTTTGCAGGACATATATTGATGGTTCTTACAATTACATATGCACTTTTTCTTTATAAAAGTAATAAAGAAACTGAACGATATTTTCTACTTTTCTGTACTATTTTATCCTTTGGGACCATACTTGCTACGAAATCAAGGGCAGCAATTATTGCTTCAATATTCGGTCTTTCCACTGTGATGTTTTTAAATTATAAGAAGCATAATATAAAGAAATGGGGGGGCTATATAGTTATTGGGGTATCTTCAATATTCCTCTCATTACATTTCTACAACTGGTTACTAAAAAATATAAGGTGGTATATATGGCGGGGAACTTTGAGAATGATAAAATTAAAACCCATTACTGGCTGGGGATTGGGAAACTACCCCTTTTTCTATCCCTATTACAGAATAAGAGAATATTTTTTACAGGTGGAATCAACACCTGTAACAACACAGGTACATAATGAATATTTACATATCTGGGTAGAAACAGGACTGATAGGACTCCTTCTTTTTTTATGTTTGATTTCTGTCATTATTATTAAAAGCATTCAAAATAAAGAAAACAATCTGGATTTTGATAATATATGCCTTAATGGATGTATAGCAGGGATTTCAGCAGTACTTGTTGATAATATCTTTTCAACAAACTTAAGAAATCCCTCAACAGCAATGTATTTCTGGTTTCTCTTAGGAATATCTACCGGATATATTAAAAGTAAAAAAAGATTTAATTTCAATATCTCCAAATATCTCTGGTATACTACAGCAACAGTATCTTTCATCATGGGTATATTTATTTCCTATTATAGAATTGTACCTGATATTTATTTTAAAAAAGGGGTCTGGGCAAAAGAGGATGGTAACTTTAGAGAAGCAATAGACAACTACTTGGTAGTATGTATAATGAATCCATACCATTATGAAGCATGGTATAAACTGGCTTTTGTATATGGAGAATCAGGTGATTTAGATAAGGCAGAGAAAATATATTTAAAGATAAATAATTATCTTTTCCCTCACTATGCGAAAACGGATTATAATCTTGGGGTGATATATATGAGAAAAGGTGATTATAATAAAGCTTTCTATTATTATAAAAATGCAGAATGGTTAAATCCCTATGATATAGATGTTCTCTGTACACTGGCTTCAATAAACATTATGTTTCTAAATAACATCCCTGAAGCAGTATCTTATCTTAACAGGGTCTTGACAATAGACCCCAAAAACGAGTATGCTAATAGAGTTAAAATTTTATTAAAAAAAGAAGGAAAAATATAA
- the rpmB gene encoding 50S ribosomal protein L28, translating into MGRVCEICGKKSRAGNSKSHSNVKTRRVWKPNIQTVLVALGNKRKRINVCTKCLKAGKVKKAIPVETQRAEVSGN; encoded by the coding sequence ATGGGTAGAGTATGTGAGATATGTGGGAAGAAAAGCAGAGCGGGGAACAGTAAAAGCCACTCAAACGTAAAGACACGACGGGTATGGAAACCTAATATCCAGACCGTTCTTGTTGCTTTAGGAAATAAAAGAAAACGGATAAATGTATGTACAAAATGTCTAAAAGCAGGTAAAGTTAAAAAAGCCATCCCTGTTGAAACTCAAAGAGCAGAGGTATCGGGAAATTAA
- a CDS encoding DHH family phosphoesterase translates to MERHAIPPLVKKILTARGYKTEKLITDFLYNGFSSLSEPFLIPNLREACLILKKAISKKEKIFVYGDGDTDGICASFLLLNLLKAVGADFSFRLTHRLDEDYEIEEYLIQEIAKEGYSLLLSVDCGISSYAALKQATNYGIKVIVLDHHIGDISKLPSHHIYVNPWLKEKWSDRTENLSGTGIVYKFIEGMGILLPGIREEMVCGFTEIVALSIIADSLPLTGENRIFVKEGLRRMPFTKIKGLAFLIESQNLKIPLRLQDISMRIISCINSPGRLGKPEVSLNLLMESRDSRIKEIVREIKQMDRERYKMVVEARRMINENDIEKGFIISENISPGICGIVASRLSGEYHRPFVVGHLSNNFLKGSIRAPENCNLYEKLKPVGKYMVSMGGHRQAMGFKCSVTHIPEIKSFWESIKWKADNKKERYDCYLDIREISPSVIEEINNYLEPFGKGNPEPVFLCDDVYFKKVSMRNSESNILFWVKKDNAIYEAVFQGGSYLLVEKQNILYTPYIRKQSNLYRIILKIKKVF, encoded by the coding sequence ATGGAAAGACATGCCATACCACCACTGGTAAAAAAAATCCTTACAGCGAGAGGTTATAAAACAGAAAAATTAATAACTGATTTTCTTTACAACGGATTTTCCAGTTTATCTGAACCATTTCTTATCCCAAATTTACGAGAGGCGTGTTTGATCCTTAAAAAAGCCATATCTAAAAAAGAAAAGATATTTGTCTATGGAGATGGTGATACTGATGGTATATGTGCCTCTTTTCTACTTTTAAATCTACTTAAAGCAGTTGGTGCAGATTTTTCATTCCGCCTTACCCATAGATTAGATGAGGATTATGAAATAGAGGAATATCTTATACAGGAAATTGCAAAAGAGGGGTATTCTCTTCTTCTATCTGTGGATTGTGGAATTTCTTCTTATGCTGCACTTAAACAGGCAACTAATTATGGTATAAAAGTCATAGTTCTTGACCATCACATAGGAGATATATCAAAACTCCCATCTCACCATATATATGTAAATCCCTGGCTTAAAGAAAAGTGGTCTGATAGAACTGAAAATCTTAGTGGGACTGGTATTGTGTATAAATTTATAGAAGGTATGGGAATTCTACTTCCCGGAATAAGAGAAGAAATGGTTTGTGGTTTTACTGAAATAGTGGCATTATCTATTATTGCTGATTCTCTTCCTTTAACAGGAGAAAACAGAATATTTGTAAAGGAAGGTCTTCGTAGGATGCCTTTTACAAAAATAAAAGGGTTAGCGTTTCTTATAGAAAGCCAGAATTTGAAGATACCACTTCGTCTTCAGGATATTTCAATGAGAATAATCTCCTGTATCAATTCACCTGGTCGATTGGGAAAACCAGAGGTTTCATTAAATCTATTAATGGAAAGCAGAGATAGTCGTATCAAAGAGATAGTGAGAGAAATAAAACAGATGGATAGGGAAAGGTATAAAATGGTGGTAGAAGCAAGGAGAATGATAAATGAAAATGATATAGAAAAGGGGTTCATTATTTCAGAGAATATATCACCTGGAATATGTGGGATTGTTGCTTCTCGGTTGTCAGGAGAGTATCACAGGCCTTTTGTTGTAGGACATCTCTCAAACAACTTTTTGAAGGGGTCTATAAGAGCACCTGAGAATTGTAATCTCTATGAAAAACTTAAACCAGTAGGGAAATATATGGTTTCAATGGGAGGACATAGACAAGCAATGGGATTTAAGTGCTCTGTAACCCATATTCCTGAAATAAAAAGTTTTTGGGAAAGTATAAAATGGAAAGCAGATAATAAGAAAGAAAGATATGATTGCTATCTTGATATAAGAGAGATTAGCCCATCTGTAATAGAAGAGATAAATAACTATTTAGAACCATTTGGTAAAGGGAATCCTGAACCGGTATTTCTTTGCGATGATGTTTATTTTAAGAAAGTATCTATGAGGAATAGTGAAAGCAATATACTGTTCTGGGTAAAAAAAGATAATGCCATATATGAAGCAGTTTTTCAAGGTGGTTCTTATCTGTTAGTTGAAAAGCAAAATATTCTTTATACACCCTATATACGTAAACAGAGTAATTTGTACCGGATAATACTAAAAATAAAGAAAGTTTTCTAA
- a CDS encoding cytidine/deoxycytidylate deaminase family protein, with amino-acid sequence MNSPSIHRPEWDEYFIRIAELVSTRSTCMRRHVGAVLVKEKRILATGYNGAPSKISHCGDIGCIREKLKIPSGERHELCRGLHAEQNAIIQAAYHGVSIKGSVLYITCHPCSVCAKMIINAGIGEIIIKSEYPDKISGDLLKEAEVKIRIYNPGNK; translated from the coding sequence ATGAATTCCCCATCTATCCATCGTCCTGAATGGGATGAGTATTTTATAAGAATTGCTGAACTGGTAAGTACTCGCTCCACCTGTATGAGAAGACATGTCGGAGCCGTTCTGGTAAAAGAAAAGAGAATCCTCGCGACTGGTTATAATGGAGCACCTTCTAAAATATCTCATTGTGGAGATATAGGTTGTATACGAGAGAAGTTAAAAATTCCATCTGGTGAAAGACATGAATTATGTAGAGGTTTGCATGCAGAGCAGAATGCTATTATACAGGCGGCTTATCATGGGGTCTCTATTAAAGGGAGTGTTTTATATATTACCTGCCATCCCTGTAGTGTATGTGCAAAAATGATTATAAATGCAGGTATAGGAGAGATTATAATAAAAAGTGAATATCCTGATAAAATATCAGGTGACCTTTTGAAAGAGGCAGAAGTTAAAATCCGTATATATAACCCCGGTAACAAGTAG
- a CDS encoding serine hydroxymethyltransferase yields the protein MKMLKDIDREVYNALICEQEKQKNTICLIPSENIVSKNVLKLMGSIFTNKYAEGYPGRRYYGGCRFIDEIESLAIKRACMLFGADHANVQPHSGSQANMAAYFSVLKPGDKILAMDILAGGHLTHGLKVNFSGIFYQSVFYNVDKDTETIDYQKVREIALKEKPKMIVCGASSYSRTIDFNEFHSIAKETGAYLLADIAHIAGLIVANLHPSPIHLADFVTSTTHKTLRGPRGGLILCKKEYSNKLDSSIIPGIQGGPLMHIIAAKALSFKEAMSPVFFTYQQQIVKNCKKLCEEFKKRNYRVVSGGTDNHLFTIDLRNKGINGNEYEKLLERVGIITNKNLIPYDPQPPSITSGIRLGTPLVTSRGMKEDDMELIAEWMDETLKNRDNESILKDIARKIRRFAHEFPIYPSS from the coding sequence TTGAAGATGCTTAAAGATATTGATAGAGAGGTATATAATGCTCTCATATGTGAACAGGAAAAGCAGAAAAATACAATATGTCTTATTCCTTCAGAAAATATAGTTAGCAAAAATGTGCTAAAACTTATGGGTTCTATATTTACAAATAAATATGCAGAAGGATATCCAGGAAGAAGATATTATGGGGGATGTAGATTTATTGATGAGATTGAAAGTTTAGCCATTAAAAGAGCATGTATGTTGTTTGGTGCAGATCATGCAAATGTACAACCGCACTCAGGAAGTCAGGCAAATATGGCGGCTTATTTTTCTGTCCTGAAACCGGGAGATAAAATCCTTGCTATGGATATTCTTGCAGGTGGACATCTTACACATGGACTTAAAGTTAATTTTTCAGGGATATTTTATCAATCTGTTTTTTATAATGTAGACAAAGATACAGAAACAATAGATTATCAAAAAGTAAGAGAGATTGCATTAAAAGAAAAACCAAAGATGATTGTCTGCGGTGCAAGTTCATATTCAAGAACTATTGATTTTAATGAATTTCACAGTATAGCAAAGGAAACAGGGGCATATCTTCTTGCTGATATAGCACATATTGCAGGACTTATTGTAGCAAATCTCCATCCTTCTCCAATCCATCTCGCTGATTTTGTTACTTCTACGACACATAAGACATTACGAGGTCCGAGAGGAGGGCTTATACTTTGCAAGAAGGAATATAGTAATAAACTTGATAGTTCCATAATTCCCGGTATTCAAGGTGGTCCGCTTATGCATATAATAGCGGCTAAAGCACTCTCTTTCAAAGAAGCAATGAGTCCTGTTTTCTTTACATATCAGCAGCAAATAGTAAAAAACTGTAAAAAATTGTGTGAGGAGTTTAAAAAAAGAAATTATAGAGTTGTAAGTGGTGGAACAGATAACCACCTGTTTACCATAGACCTTCGGAACAAAGGTATAAATGGTAATGAATATGAAAAACTGCTTGAAAGAGTTGGAATAATAACAAACAAAAATCTTATTCCATATGACCCTCAACCACCATCAATTACAAGTGGAATACGACTTGGTACCCCACTTGTTACAAGTAGAGGAATGAAAGAAGATGATATGGAACTTATTGCTGAGTGGATGGACGAGACATTGAAAAATAGAGATAATGAGAGTATTTTAAAAGATATTGCAAGAAAGATAAGGAGATTTGCACATGAATTCCCCATCTATCCATCGTCCTGA
- the glyS gene encoding glycine--tRNA ligase subunit beta, translating into MAMKKKDLLVEIGCEDLPPWTGDYFKEEWIPVLVELFKEYRLEHGEIKLFCTLRRIILYIKNVGAKQQDMTTEIYGPPAEIALDENKNFTQAAEKFAISHNVRLKDLFIQERKGKKVLALVKYERGKQITEIFGDILVESIRRIEIPRGMKWDGGNFKFLRPIRWITALYGKKVIKILLGGVKSGRFSYGHRTLAPYRFKISSPSDYMDKILKRFVMFDPDVRFEFIKAEISRKTGIKNFIVDEEHLKKIVYLVEYPVVEVCKLKEEYKEIPPEIIRAVIMKLNGIPLLDRNGYLSSSYISVFDGVGGDTIKNNYQDVLYAKMEDAIFFIRKDLKRDFASYTDDLKNIAYHPKWGSMYDRVERFKKIYNILTEYLSLNDEEKKNIYIIISLCKNDLPTLMVSEFPSLEGVIGRIYAEKNGYNRIVASGIEQHYLPRYSGDMLPQTKESAISSIIVRIETLCAFLTDEFGIKGSGDPYGLKKIANGLIEIIWDRKIIFPLREVIKKTLEILGSYSLNAENRIMDFILQRVDNLFAGEGISPGIRKAVMAVNSEDIVVLREKIDAIKNFFRTGAAKNVLVPFIRVANILKQAEEKNIVFDNFEEALLTEKTEKELYSFYKKNESISKLLIEQSRNYNDFLKQLGMWREIIDKFFDDILVMCDDERQCRNRLSLLKKINDLFLLFADFSLIPIVEVEDA; encoded by the coding sequence ATGGCGATGAAGAAAAAAGACCTGTTAGTAGAAATTGGATGTGAAGACCTTCCTCCCTGGACAGGAGATTATTTTAAAGAAGAGTGGATACCTGTCCTTGTTGAATTATTTAAAGAATATCGTCTTGAACATGGAGAGATAAAACTTTTTTGTACCTTAAGAAGAATTATCCTGTATATTAAAAATGTAGGTGCAAAGCAACAGGATATGACAACCGAAATATATGGTCCTCCCGCTGAAATAGCCCTCGATGAAAATAAAAATTTTACACAGGCAGCAGAAAAGTTTGCAATCTCTCACAATGTGAGGCTTAAAGACCTTTTTATCCAAGAAAGAAAAGGCAAGAAAGTTCTTGCTCTGGTTAAATATGAAAGAGGGAAACAGATAACCGAGATATTTGGAGATATTTTAGTAGAAAGTATCAGGAGGATAGAAATACCGAGAGGGATGAAGTGGGATGGTGGAAATTTTAAATTTTTAAGACCCATCAGATGGATAACAGCACTCTATGGCAAAAAAGTTATAAAGATATTACTCGGGGGAGTAAAAAGTGGAAGGTTTTCATATGGGCACAGAACCCTTGCTCCTTATAGATTTAAGATTTCAAGCCCGTCAGATTATATGGATAAAATTCTTAAAAGATTTGTTATGTTTGACCCAGACGTGCGCTTTGAATTTATTAAAGCAGAAATATCAAGAAAAACCGGCATTAAGAATTTTATTGTAGATGAAGAGCATCTTAAAAAAATAGTATATTTAGTAGAATATCCTGTTGTTGAGGTGTGTAAATTGAAAGAAGAATATAAAGAAATACCGCCAGAAATAATAAGAGCAGTAATAATGAAACTCAATGGTATCCCATTATTGGATAGGAACGGATATTTAAGTAGCAGTTATATATCTGTTTTTGATGGTGTAGGCGGAGATACGATAAAGAATAATTATCAGGATGTCTTATACGCAAAGATGGAAGACGCTATATTTTTTATAAGGAAGGATTTAAAGAGGGACTTTGCCAGTTATACAGATGACCTTAAAAATATCGCATATCATCCTAAATGGGGAAGCATGTATGATAGAGTTGAGCGATTTAAAAAGATATATAATATATTAACTGAATATCTGTCCTTAAATGATGAAGAGAAAAAAAATATTTATATTATAATTTCTCTCTGTAAAAATGACCTGCCAACATTAATGGTTTCAGAATTTCCTTCTCTTGAAGGAGTTATAGGTAGAATTTATGCAGAGAAAAATGGATATAATAGAATAGTAGCATCAGGAATTGAACAACATTACTTGCCCAGATATAGTGGAGATATGCTTCCCCAGACGAAAGAATCTGCTATATCTTCTATTATAGTGCGTATTGAGACACTCTGTGCTTTCCTTACAGATGAATTTGGTATAAAAGGTAGTGGAGATCCATATGGACTTAAAAAAATAGCCAATGGTTTAATTGAGATAATATGGGACAGAAAGATAATTTTCCCATTAAGGGAAGTTATCAAGAAAACATTAGAGATTTTAGGTTCTTATTCCTTGAATGCAGAAAATAGAATAATGGATTTTATTTTACAGAGAGTTGATAACCTTTTTGCAGGAGAAGGAATTTCCCCTGGAATAAGAAAGGCAGTTATGGCGGTGAATAGTGAGGATATAGTGGTTTTAAGAGAAAAGATAGATGCCATTAAGAATTTTTTCAGAACAGGGGCTGCCAAAAATGTTCTTGTCCCATTCATCCGTGTTGCTAATATTTTGAAACAGGCGGAGGAGAAAAATATAGTTTTTGATAATTTTGAAGAAGCACTACTTACAGAAAAAACAGAGAAAGAACTATATTCTTTTTATAAGAAGAATGAATCAATATCAAAACTACTTATTGAGCAAAGCAGGAACTATAATGATTTTCTTAAACAGTTAGGCATGTGGCGTGAAATCATTGATAAGTTTTTTGATGATATTCTTGTCATGTGTGACGATGAAAGACAATGTAGAAATCGTCTTTCTTTATTAAAAAAAATAAACGATCTATTTCTCCTTTTTGCGGATTTTTCTTTAATACCGATTGTGGAGGTTGAAGATGCTTAA
- a CDS encoding LptF/LptG family permease, with product MIKTRYTISTFLKLFFLVSISFILLFFFIEIIDNLYSILKHGGRFSILNSLYKLPSIFVEISPIITFLSSMFLLGEMVKYGEIRVLEFSGIRPISILKMLFICGFIISAFVFYIKNFISPQLLRKIGEKQEIGILSFSTDRYFLYSERFVPPSDFIRIQFSEILENNEIITINAASAVYIGSNIWLFKQGKFWYFDSKGFLKNSESFDSKIMSILIEPDIIVETSRDINELSYKDIRNMLYEFKKLNIISIYLKGAYQERFAYPLLNMFLLFILVPFFYIKHKISRVFVLGLSIFLSFICYGIYSSGLTLAKNGKIPTFLGVWLVHILLVISVVVYFFWLRRRAKLCIM from the coding sequence ATGATAAAGACAAGATATACCATATCTACCTTCTTAAAATTGTTTTTTCTTGTTAGTATCTCTTTCATTCTCCTTTTCTTTTTTATAGAAATTATTGATAATCTCTATTCTATCTTAAAACATGGAGGTAGATTTAGTATTTTAAATTCTCTCTATAAACTACCGTCTATTTTTGTGGAAATCTCACCAATTATAACATTTCTAAGTAGTATGTTCTTACTCGGTGAAATGGTAAAATATGGAGAGATAAGAGTTCTGGAATTTTCCGGTATAAGACCTATAAGCATATTAAAAATGTTATTTATCTGTGGATTTATCATATCTGCATTTGTCTTTTATATTAAAAACTTTATATCACCACAACTTCTCCGTAAAATAGGTGAAAAACAGGAAATAGGGATATTAAGTTTTTCAACGGATAGATATTTTCTCTATAGTGAAAGGTTTGTTCCTCCTTCTGATTTTATAAGAATTCAATTTTCAGAGATACTTGAAAATAATGAGATTATTACAATAAACGCAGCTAGTGCTGTATATATAGGAAGTAATATATGGCTTTTCAAACAAGGGAAATTCTGGTATTTTGATAGTAAAGGTTTTCTAAAAAACTCTGAGAGTTTTGACAGTAAGATAATGTCCATTTTGATTGAACCAGATATTATTGTTGAGACCTCAAGAGATATAAATGAACTATCCTACAAAGATATACGAAATATGCTTTATGAATTTAAAAAACTCAATATAATCTCTATTTATCTTAAAGGTGCTTATCAGGAAAGATTTGCTTATCCACTTTTGAACATGTTTTTACTGTTTATACTGGTTCCTTTCTTTTATATAAAACATAAAATTTCAAGGGTATTTGTATTAGGACTTTCTATATTCCTTTCTTTTATATGTTACGGTATATATTCTTCCGGACTTACCCTTGCTAAAAATGGGAAAATACCCACATTTCTTGGAGTTTGGCTTGTTCATATCCTGCTTGTTATTTCAGTCGTGGTATACTTTTTCTGGTTGAGGAGAAGAGCAAAATTATGTATAATGTAA
- a CDS encoding LptF/LptG family permease — protein sequence METKIKTRYINHEFFMNFIFALGVTLFIFSLDALFQIIEVLVKGTFYPLIVLYIFSLTLFSSFLYIIPLCFLYSASSLFSRLTMDREILIFSSSGINPYRLMGIIIIAAFIGTFILLFFNFYLLPEISYKKREMIYRLQFKNPLSLLQEKSTTTDIPGITIYIERMPPSYKIKKIKNVSITYKEMDKTHFLKAESGTVTYNHVTNQMIFVLHKGFLIVYDSVQTISKLDFLSYKFTLPLPKNFINIGSIKPKVSEMRISELLSSPDIKEKIEVQKRVVFSVIPIVFVLIGTSLGIRLQQESKLLHIGIGGGIALLFLQMIVFGEVLSYKTDLPIFVWLPVFIFIIGWGFLK from the coding sequence ATGGAAACGAAAATTAAAACCCGGTATATAAACCATGAATTTTTTATGAATTTTATTTTTGCATTAGGTGTAACCCTTTTTATCTTTTCACTGGATGCTTTGTTCCAGATAATTGAAGTTCTTGTAAAAGGTACTTTTTACCCTTTGATTGTTTTATATATTTTTTCTCTTACTCTGTTTTCTTCTTTTTTATATATTATTCCTCTCTGTTTTCTTTATTCGGCCTCTTCTCTTTTCTCTCGTCTTACTATGGACAGGGAGATACTTATATTCTCTTCATCGGGAATAAACCCGTATAGATTGATGGGTATTATTATCATTGCTGCTTTTATAGGGACATTTATCCTTCTATTTTTCAATTTCTATCTTCTCCCTGAAATAAGTTATAAAAAACGTGAAATGATATACCGCCTTCAGTTTAAAAATCCACTTTCTCTTTTACAGGAGAAAAGTACAACTACAGATATACCTGGAATTACTATTTATATTGAAAGGATGCCCCCCTCTTATAAAATAAAGAAAATAAAAAATGTTTCTATAACCTATAAAGAAATGGATAAAACACATTTCTTGAAAGCAGAGAGTGGAACAGTAACCTACAATCATGTTACCAATCAAATGATATTTGTTTTGCATAAAGGTTTCCTTATTGTGTATGACTCTGTTCAGACAATATCAAAATTGGACTTTCTTAGTTATAAATTTACACTGCCACTACCTAAAAATTTTATAAATATAGGTTCTATAAAACCGAAAGTTTCAGAGATGCGTATATCTGAATTACTTTCCTCCCCTGATATAAAAGAAAAAATAGAAGTTCAGAAAAGAGTTGTTTTTTCAGTTATCCCGATTGTTTTTGTTCTTATAGGAACTTCTCTCGGTATAAGATTACAGCAAGAAAGTAAGTTACTTCATATAGGGATTGGTGGAGGTATAGCACTTCTTTTCCTTCAGATGATTGTTTTTGGTGAGGTCCTGTCATACAAGACAGATTTACCAATATTTGTATGGTTACCTGTTTTTATTTTTATTATTGGATGGGGTTTTTTAAAATGA
- a CDS encoding ComF family protein, giving the protein MSIYRIISFFRRTCCIGCGETSLLNRYGFCEECEDKLIYISPSTESEIFHLFRYEGPLKEAIHKFKYKRKKHYGKKFALMLKDFIIDNKIYDFEIIIPVPLHWKKEFFRGFNQCAIIAFNLSKLLGKQYLSGVLVKCKNTPSQIALDKTDRQENVKGSFTVKRKHLIENKKILLIDDVYTSGATTQEAKKVLLNNGAEKVIILTIVKV; this is encoded by the coding sequence ATGTCTATCTATAGAATTATTAGTTTTTTTAGGAGAACCTGTTGTATAGGATGTGGAGAAACTTCCCTGCTTAACAGATATGGATTCTGTGAAGAATGTGAAGATAAATTAATCTATATCTCACCATCTACTGAATCAGAAATTTTTCATCTTTTTAGATATGAAGGTCCCTTAAAAGAAGCAATACATAAGTTTAAATACAAAAGAAAAAAACACTATGGTAAAAAGTTTGCTCTAATGCTAAAGGACTTTATAATTGATAACAAAATATATGATTTTGAAATAATCATACCTGTTCCTCTTCACTGGAAAAAAGAGTTTTTTAGAGGATTTAACCAGTGTGCTATTATCGCTTTTAATCTTTCAAAATTACTTGGGAAGCAATATCTTTCAGGAGTGCTGGTTAAATGCAAAAATACACCTTCGCAGATAGCACTGGATAAAACTGATAGGCAGGAAAATGTAAAAGGGAGTTTTACCGTTAAAAGAAAACACTTAATAGAAAACAAAAAGATACTTCTAATTGATGATGTTTATACATCAGGGGCAACAACACAGGAAGCGAAAAAAGTATTACTGAATAATGGTGCAGAAAAAGTGATAATTTTGACTATAGTAAAGGTATAG